The following coding sequences lie in one Methanothermobacter sp. MT-2 genomic window:
- a CDS encoding DNA repair and recombination protein RadB, with protein MRLLSNIKKPARIPTGCSLDKILGGGVEKRNLTQFYGPPGSGKTNIAIKLAVETAKNHGKVIFIDTEGGMSIERIKQVADKDFDKVAKKIILFEPGTFQEQSETIRKIWALLQRHPKEFDLIILDSAVALYRLKDGNSPRIHSELGNQMALLLRMAKKYDVAVVITNQIYSLFDAEGRNAIEPVGGTILKYWSKIIIELQKGDVIGERRAILKRHKNKQEGLETTFRIVENGLEG; from the coding sequence ATGAGACTCCTCTCAAACATTAAAAAACCAGCCAGAATACCAACAGGCTGCTCCCTAGATAAAATACTAGGAGGGGGCGTGGAAAAAAGAAACCTAACACAATTCTATGGACCTCCAGGATCCGGGAAGACGAACATAGCCATAAAACTAGCCGTAGAAACAGCGAAAAACCATGGGAAAGTGATATTCATAGATACTGAAGGTGGAATGTCAATAGAAAGAATAAAACAAGTAGCAGACAAAGACTTCGACAAAGTAGCCAAAAAAATAATATTATTCGAACCAGGAACATTCCAAGAACAAAGCGAAACAATAAGAAAAATATGGGCACTCCTACAAAGACACCCAAAAGAATTCGACCTCATAATCCTAGACTCTGCAGTAGCATTATACAGATTAAAAGACGGGAACTCCCCAAGAATACACAGCGAACTAGGCAACCAAATGGCCCTACTTTTAAGGATGGCGAAAAAATATGACGTCGCAGTTGTAATCACAAACCAAATATATTCACTATTCGATGCTGAAGGCAGAAACGCCATCGAACCAGTAGGAGGCACCATACTCAAATACTGGAGCAAAATAATCATCGAACTACAAAAAGGAGATGTCATCGGAGAACGCCGCGCAATCCTCAAAAGGCATAAAAACAAACAAGAAGGACTCGAAACAACATTCAGAATAGTTGAAAACGGTCTTGAAGGATAA